The Deltaproteobacteria bacterium genome includes a region encoding these proteins:
- a CDS encoding SDR family oxidoreductase → MTSTRPLQGQKAVVTGANSGIGRAIAIALGGAGADVVVNYRDGEDAAMEVVRTISQSGSRALAHRADVSREAEVKELFQRAIEHFGTVDILVSNAGLQRDAAFEDLTLEQWNTVIGVNLTGQFLCAREAVREFKRRGVVESVSKAAGKIICISSVHEVIPWAGHVNYAASKGGVMLMMKSLAQEVAPQRIRVNSISPGAIRTPINTAAWSTPEAYAALMRLIPYKRIGEPDDIGKAAIFLASDESDYITGTSMYVDGGMTLYPEFASGG, encoded by the coding sequence ATGACCTCGACCAGACCGTTGCAAGGCCAGAAAGCCGTCGTCACCGGCGCGAACTCCGGGATCGGCCGCGCCATCGCCATCGCGCTGGGCGGCGCTGGCGCGGACGTCGTCGTCAACTACCGCGACGGCGAGGACGCGGCGATGGAGGTGGTGCGGACGATCTCGCAGTCCGGTAGCCGGGCCCTTGCGCATCGCGCGGATGTCTCGCGCGAGGCGGAAGTGAAGGAGCTCTTCCAGCGAGCCATCGAGCACTTTGGCACCGTCGACATCCTGGTCAGCAACGCCGGCCTGCAGCGCGACGCTGCCTTCGAGGACCTCACGCTCGAGCAGTGGAACACCGTCATCGGCGTCAACCTCACCGGCCAGTTCCTCTGCGCTCGCGAGGCGGTGCGCGAGTTCAAGCGCCGTGGGGTGGTGGAGAGCGTCTCGAAGGCGGCGGGGAAGATCATCTGCATCAGCTCGGTCCACGAGGTGATCCCTTGGGCGGGCCACGTCAACTATGCCGCCTCGAAGGGCGGCGTGATGCTGATGATGAAGAGCCTGGCCCAGGAGGTCGCGCCGCAGCGCATCCGGGTGAACAGCATCTCGCCGGGCGCCATCCGCACTCCGATCAACACCGCCGCCTGGAGCACGCCCGAAGCGTACGCGGCGCTGATGCGGCTCATTCCCTACAAGCGCATCGGCGAGCCCGACGATATCGGGAAGGCAGCAATCTTTCTCGCCTCCGACGAATCGGATTACATTACCGGCACGAGCATGTACGTCGACGGCGGCATGACCCTCTATCCAGAGTTCGCGTCGGGCGGCTGA
- a CDS encoding alpha/beta fold hydrolase — translation MQQRTRVRSIPAAIRAHRRPGRHGLLVCALISSGCAASSISWRGPSPDTRVEVFYATDRKALSSNSFAGDRGSGALSFGISPVLLPARTIALGIPLSQEKFEQSLSSALTRTGARDILVFVHGYNFSFDEAVLWAGQLKHQLQFEGAVVLYSWPSNGNRWSYLGDSSNADWTTPHLAGFLQALAARTGRAQIHLLAHSLGSRPVVAALHSLAVGPHAARFGQIIFAAPDVDADAFRDVLPAIVATAERITLYTASDLALRVSALLSAHPRAGDSDRNVVLIDGMDTIDVTSADEGPIRHDYFLENERVLADIFQLLSYAAPPEKRFRLFAVRVRGRLLWQFRS, via the coding sequence GTGCAACAGCGGACTCGCGTGAGGTCAATACCCGCCGCGATCAGAGCGCACCGTCGGCCAGGAAGGCACGGCCTGCTGGTCTGCGCGCTGATCTCGTCCGGGTGTGCTGCCAGCTCTATCTCCTGGCGAGGACCGTCCCCGGACACCCGGGTGGAAGTGTTCTATGCGACCGACAGGAAAGCCTTGTCGTCGAACAGTTTCGCCGGCGATCGCGGCTCGGGAGCCCTGTCGTTCGGCATTTCGCCCGTACTGCTTCCGGCACGAACAATCGCGCTGGGCATTCCGCTGTCGCAGGAGAAGTTCGAGCAGTCGCTGAGCTCTGCTCTCACGCGGACAGGAGCCAGGGACATCCTGGTATTCGTGCACGGGTACAATTTCAGCTTCGACGAAGCGGTCCTCTGGGCAGGGCAGTTGAAGCATCAACTCCAGTTCGAGGGCGCTGTGGTCCTGTACAGCTGGCCGTCGAACGGGAATCGCTGGTCGTACCTTGGCGACTCGAGCAACGCCGATTGGACGACGCCCCACCTCGCCGGGTTCCTCCAAGCTCTGGCCGCGCGTACCGGACGCGCCCAAATCCATCTGCTTGCGCACAGCCTGGGCAGCCGACCCGTGGTGGCGGCCCTGCACAGCCTCGCCGTCGGGCCGCACGCGGCGCGATTCGGACAGATCATCTTTGCGGCGCCAGACGTGGACGCGGACGCGTTTCGCGACGTCCTCCCTGCGATCGTCGCGACGGCGGAGCGGATCACGCTGTACACGGCCTCCGACCTCGCGTTGCGCGTCTCAGCGCTGCTGTCGGCTCATCCGCGCGCGGGCGACTCCGATCGCAACGTCGTCCTCATCGATGGCATGGACACCATTGACGTGACCTCTGCCGACGAGGGCCCGATCCGCCACGATTACTTCCTCGAGAACGAACGGGTGCTGGCAGACATCTTCCAACTGCTCTCGTATGCGGCGCCGCCAGAGAAACGCTTCCGACTGTTCGCCGTCCGCGTACGCGGCCGCCTTCTCTGGCAGTTTCGGTCCTGA
- a CDS encoding DoxX family protein, translating to MGFLSRAQAAFLSTAERLAFLGPTLARLTLGVVFIGTGWGKLHGLQKVTEFFTELGIPAPGFNAVLASTAEFVCGALLLIGLLSRLAAIPLIVTMTVAIITAKSADLHGLSDLLGFEEWTYIVLAVWILVAGPGPLSLDRVLQNVLRQPRTEANTRAATV from the coding sequence ATGGGATTTCTTTCGCGCGCACAGGCCGCCTTCCTCTCCACCGCCGAACGTCTCGCCTTCCTCGGTCCTACGCTCGCGCGGCTGACGCTGGGCGTCGTCTTCATCGGCACCGGTTGGGGCAAGCTGCACGGACTTCAGAAGGTCACGGAATTCTTCACGGAGTTGGGTATCCCAGCCCCCGGTTTCAATGCCGTGCTCGCCTCCACGGCGGAGTTCGTCTGCGGTGCGTTGCTCCTGATCGGCCTGCTCAGCAGGCTCGCGGCGATCCCGCTGATCGTCACGATGACCGTGGCGATCATCACCGCCAAGAGCGCGGACCTGCACGGCCTCTCCGATCTGCTCGGCTTCGAGGAGTGGACGTACATCGTGCTCGCGGTCTGGATCCTCGTCGCGGGGCCGGGTCCGCTCTCGCTCGATCGGGTCCTGCAGAATGTCCTGCGGCAGCCTCGCACCGAAGCGAACACGCGCGCAGCGACGGTCTAG
- a CDS encoding glycogen debranching protein yields MRVNRKICQDYERSSHLEWLETNGTGGFAMGTVAGTNTRRYHGLLVASLRPPVDRHVLLSRLDEVVSGEGAPDAPLATNQYPGTLAPRGYAHLVEFRLDPFPTWVFDVGGAHVEKQLFLVPGEQSVVVTYRATRPRKIAISPFLAFRDYHSLSRANPSLDGSLREDRNGGALVVRARPYGGLPELALHVSPEARLERDGTWYYSNEYLAEIDRGLDFREELWKLGTLHAEIAPDKPLFVAATIGPRTFDANSVADLTAKVSEQRRPRGADPFLARLEAAADQFVVRRADGKPTVIAGYPWFTDWGRDTMISLPGLLIARGRLQEAREVLRGFLAHIDRGLIPNAFPDRPGDKPEYNTVDATLWMFQAMHAYVQKSGDATFLRQEFYPAAKEIVRWHQQGTHHGIKIDPADGLLAAGVPGVQLTWMDARVGDRVITPRHGKAVEINALWFNALRLMGLWGAALGDAQAAAAYASDADRVRSSFEKAFWNAERGHLDDVVGDPAFRPNQLFALSLPFPLLDAEQRKSVVRAVEQKLLTPFGLKTLAPDERGYIGQYRGGPAERDGAYHQGTVWPWLLGPFIRAYLCAFGRSSETVQHCRDLLRPMELHLVDACLGTISEVFSADSPFAAGGAPAQAWSVAELIQVLSVDLADNPNDRSRRDRKAVAAPGSEFRR; encoded by the coding sequence ATGCGCGTGAACCGGAAGATCTGCCAGGACTACGAGCGGTCGTCGCATCTCGAGTGGCTGGAGACGAACGGCACCGGCGGCTTCGCGATGGGAACCGTCGCCGGCACGAACACGCGCCGGTACCACGGGCTCCTCGTCGCTTCGCTCCGACCGCCGGTCGATCGGCACGTGCTCCTCTCGCGCCTCGACGAAGTGGTCTCGGGCGAGGGCGCGCCCGACGCTCCGCTCGCGACGAACCAGTACCCAGGGACCCTTGCGCCGCGAGGATATGCGCATCTGGTCGAGTTCCGACTCGATCCGTTCCCGACCTGGGTATTCGACGTCGGCGGCGCCCATGTCGAGAAGCAGCTCTTCCTGGTGCCGGGTGAGCAGTCCGTCGTCGTCACCTATCGCGCGACGCGGCCGCGGAAGATCGCCATCTCGCCGTTCCTCGCCTTCCGCGACTATCACTCGCTGAGCCGCGCGAATCCGTCGCTGGACGGCTCCCTGCGCGAGGATCGCAATGGCGGCGCGCTGGTCGTCCGCGCGCGCCCGTACGGCGGGCTGCCGGAGCTGGCGCTGCACGTCAGCCCAGAAGCGCGTCTGGAGCGCGATGGGACCTGGTACTACTCGAACGAGTACCTCGCCGAGATAGATCGGGGGCTCGACTTCCGCGAAGAGCTCTGGAAGCTCGGAACGCTGCACGCGGAGATCGCGCCCGACAAGCCGCTTTTCGTCGCGGCGACGATCGGCCCGCGGACGTTCGACGCGAACTCGGTCGCCGACCTGACGGCCAAGGTCAGCGAGCAGAGGCGACCGCGCGGCGCGGACCCGTTCCTCGCGCGCCTCGAGGCCGCAGCGGATCAGTTCGTCGTCCGCCGCGCCGACGGCAAGCCGACGGTGATCGCCGGCTATCCCTGGTTCACCGATTGGGGGCGGGACACGATGATCTCCCTCCCCGGCCTGCTGATCGCCCGCGGCAGGCTGCAGGAAGCGCGGGAAGTGCTCCGCGGATTTCTCGCGCACATCGATCGCGGCCTGATCCCGAACGCGTTCCCCGACCGGCCCGGGGACAAGCCCGAGTACAACACGGTGGACGCGACGCTGTGGATGTTCCAGGCGATGCACGCCTACGTGCAGAAGAGCGGCGACGCGACGTTCCTGCGCCAGGAATTCTATCCGGCCGCGAAGGAGATCGTCCGCTGGCATCAGCAAGGTACGCATCACGGGATCAAGATCGATCCCGCCGACGGTCTGCTCGCCGCGGGTGTCCCTGGCGTCCAGCTCACCTGGATGGACGCGCGCGTCGGCGATCGCGTGATCACGCCCCGGCACGGCAAGGCCGTCGAGATCAATGCCCTCTGGTTCAACGCGCTTCGTCTGATGGGGCTGTGGGGCGCCGCGCTGGGCGATGCGCAAGCAGCGGCCGCGTACGCGTCGGATGCGGATCGCGTCCGCTCCTCCTTCGAGAAGGCGTTCTGGAACGCGGAGCGCGGACATCTCGACGACGTCGTGGGAGATCCCGCGTTCCGCCCGAACCAACTCTTCGCCCTCTCGCTTCCTTTCCCGTTGCTCGACGCGGAGCAGCGCAAGTCGGTGGTTCGCGCCGTCGAGCAGAAGTTGCTCACGCCCTTCGGGTTGAAAACGCTGGCTCCCGACGAGCGCGGCTACATCGGGCAATACCGCGGCGGGCCGGCGGAGCGCGACGGCGCCTACCACCAGGGCACAGTGTGGCCCTGGCTCCTCGGTCCGTTCATCCGCGCATATCTGTGCGCCTTCGGCCGCTCTTCCGAGACGGTGCAGCACTGCCGTGACCTGCTACGGCCGATGGAGCTGCACCTCGTCGATGCTTGCCTCGGCACCATCTCGGAGGTGTTCAGCGCCGATTCGCCGTTCGCGGCGGGAGGTGCTCCCGCCCAGGCGTGGAGCGTCGCCGAGTTGATCCAGGTGCTCTCGGTCGATCTGGCGGACAACCCGAACGACAGATCGCGCCGCGACCGCAAGGCCGTCGCGGCGCCCGGATCGGAATTTCGCCGATGA
- a CDS encoding HAMP domain-containing histidine kinase: MRRHQVVTLNQGLEQKVAERTLQLENTVRDLRAAQAQVVHAEKMASIGRLSAGIAHEINNPINFIANSLPPLEATFLDARAVLGLHAERAHDEAMRQAELRRLPAALQDVEDMFRTLRNGVQRSRDIVAGLTTFARRDEGEPRHEEDVRQLLDSAVSLLRYELDSRIEVVRRYGPDGRIRCYPGALRQVFVNLLSNAAQAIDGSGSIVLTTARDANALTVSVEDTGSGIAPDVASKIFEPFFTTRQVGRGIGLGLAIAHAIVERHNGSIRVEPRAPHGTRFDVVLPLEIG; encoded by the coding sequence GTGCGCCGGCACCAGGTCGTGACATTGAACCAGGGCCTCGAGCAGAAGGTCGCGGAGCGGACGCTGCAGTTGGAGAACACTGTTCGCGACCTCCGCGCTGCTCAAGCGCAGGTGGTCCATGCGGAGAAGATGGCGTCGATCGGGCGTCTGTCCGCCGGGATCGCCCACGAGATCAACAATCCGATCAATTTCATCGCCAATTCGCTTCCGCCGCTGGAAGCAACGTTCCTCGACGCACGCGCGGTGCTCGGTCTCCATGCGGAACGCGCCCACGACGAGGCGATGCGGCAGGCAGAATTGCGGCGCCTTCCGGCAGCACTCCAGGACGTGGAAGACATGTTCCGCACGCTCCGCAATGGCGTCCAGCGCAGTCGCGACATCGTCGCTGGCCTCACCACGTTCGCCCGCCGCGACGAGGGTGAGCCGCGTCACGAAGAGGATGTCCGGCAACTTCTCGACTCCGCGGTTTCGCTGCTTCGGTACGAGCTCGACTCCCGGATCGAGGTAGTGAGGCGCTACGGACCGGACGGACGGATCCGCTGCTACCCTGGGGCTCTGAGACAGGTGTTCGTCAATCTGCTCAGCAATGCCGCGCAGGCGATCGATGGAAGCGGCAGCATCGTGCTGACCACCGCTCGCGACGCCAACGCGCTCACGGTCTCGGTGGAGGATACCGGGTCGGGAATCGCGCCGGACGTAGCGAGCAAGATTTTCGAGCCCTTCTTCACCACGCGTCAGGTCGGGCGCGGCATCGGCCTGGGCCTCGCCATTGCCCACGCCATCGTCGAAAGACACAACGGGTCCATTCGCGTGGAACCCAGGGCGCCGCACGGGACGCGTTTCGATGTGGTCCTGCCGCTGGAGATCGGATGA
- a CDS encoding glucosidase — MTTREEERLGESRDRTAHWKRWGPYLSERAWGTVREDYSPGGTAWDYVPHDHARSRAYRWNEDGIAGISDRRQNLCFSVALWNKRDPILKERLFGLTGQEGNHGEDVKELYYYLDSTPTHSYMKYLYKYPQAEFPYAHLAEENRRRGRAGRELELIDTGIFDQDRYFDVFVEYAKADVDDICIRIEVANRGAQAAEVEVLPTLWFRNTWSWGREQKRPSLRASGPSSVHAGKYQLSCEGTPELLFCDNETNSGRLFGVPGPRYPKDGIHDYVIHGSETVNPDRVGTKCAARYKLTVPGHGSAVIRLRLSHGVAQLVDATDGILGTRKREAEEFYASVIPTTLSADARNVMRQALAGMLWSKQFYHYVVRDWLEGDPAQPAPPRERKNGRNADWGHLYNADVISMPDKWEYPWFAAWDLAFHCIPLALVDSDFAKDQLVLLLREWYMHPNGQIPAYEWAFGDVNPPVFAWAAWRVYKIEKKRRGSGDRKFLKRVFHKLMLNFTWWVNRKDAEGRNVFQGGFLGLDNIGVFDRSAPLPGGGHLEQSDGTSWMAMYCLNMLSIALELAREEDEYEDVASKFWEHFVHIARAMNTMGLWDEEDGFYYDVLHRGSEEMTLRIRSMVGLIPLFAVEPIPAELIAKFPAFARRMEWFIDHRPDLTEGVACMRTLGAMDRRLFSVVEPRKLPKILRRLLDESEFLSPHGIRALSRVHRDQPYSLKIDGAEYGVRYEPAESSSGLFGGNSNWRGPIWFPVNYLLIESLQKFHHYLGDGFTVEFPTGSGRQLTLAQVATELSRRLSSIFLRDGDGRRPAFGKAEKMQRDPHFRDYLLFHEYFNGDDGSGVGANHQTGWTGLVAKLLQQSGE; from the coding sequence ATGACTACCCGCGAAGAGGAGAGGCTTGGCGAGTCGCGCGATCGCACGGCCCACTGGAAGCGCTGGGGCCCGTACCTGAGCGAGCGCGCGTGGGGCACCGTCCGCGAGGACTACAGCCCGGGCGGCACGGCGTGGGACTACGTCCCGCACGACCACGCGCGCTCGCGCGCGTATCGCTGGAACGAGGACGGCATCGCGGGAATTTCCGACCGGCGCCAGAATCTCTGCTTCTCGGTGGCGCTCTGGAACAAGCGCGATCCGATCCTAAAGGAGCGCCTCTTCGGCCTCACCGGTCAGGAAGGAAACCACGGCGAGGACGTGAAGGAGCTCTACTACTACCTCGACTCGACGCCGACGCACTCGTATATGAAGTACCTGTACAAGTATCCGCAGGCCGAGTTCCCCTATGCGCACCTCGCCGAGGAGAACCGCAGACGAGGACGCGCAGGCCGCGAGCTGGAGCTGATCGACACCGGCATTTTCGACCAGGACCGCTACTTCGACGTCTTCGTCGAGTACGCGAAGGCGGACGTCGACGACATCTGCATCCGCATCGAAGTGGCGAACCGCGGAGCGCAGGCCGCCGAGGTGGAAGTCCTCCCGACGCTGTGGTTCCGCAATACCTGGAGCTGGGGCCGCGAGCAGAAGCGCCCCTCGCTGCGCGCCAGCGGTCCTTCCTCCGTTCATGCCGGCAAGTACCAGCTGAGCTGCGAAGGCACGCCCGAGCTGCTCTTCTGCGACAACGAGACAAACTCGGGCCGTCTGTTCGGCGTCCCAGGTCCGCGGTATCCAAAGGACGGCATCCACGATTACGTGATCCACGGGTCGGAGACGGTCAACCCGGATCGGGTCGGCACGAAGTGCGCGGCGCGCTACAAGCTGACCGTTCCAGGTCACGGCAGCGCCGTGATCCGGCTGAGGCTCTCCCACGGCGTTGCGCAGCTCGTGGACGCGACCGATGGGATCCTCGGGACACGCAAGCGGGAAGCGGAGGAGTTCTACGCGAGCGTGATTCCGACGACGCTCTCGGCGGACGCGCGCAACGTCATGCGGCAGGCGCTGGCGGGCATGCTCTGGTCGAAGCAGTTCTACCACTACGTCGTGCGCGACTGGCTGGAGGGTGACCCGGCGCAGCCGGCGCCGCCGCGGGAGCGCAAAAACGGCCGCAATGCCGACTGGGGCCACCTCTACAACGCCGACGTCATCTCCATGCCCGACAAGTGGGAATACCCGTGGTTTGCCGCCTGGGACCTCGCCTTCCACTGCATCCCGCTCGCGCTGGTGGACAGTGACTTCGCCAAGGACCAGCTCGTGCTTCTCCTGCGCGAGTGGTACATGCACCCGAACGGGCAGATTCCGGCCTACGAGTGGGCGTTCGGCGACGTCAACCCGCCGGTCTTCGCCTGGGCCGCCTGGCGCGTCTACAAGATCGAGAAGAAACGGCGCGGCTCCGGCGACCGCAAGTTCCTCAAGCGCGTCTTCCACAAGCTGATGCTCAACTTCACCTGGTGGGTGAACCGCAAGGACGCGGAAGGTCGCAACGTCTTCCAGGGCGGCTTCCTCGGCCTGGACAACATCGGCGTCTTCGACCGCAGCGCTCCGCTGCCGGGCGGCGGACACCTCGAGCAGTCCGACGGCACGAGCTGGATGGCGATGTACTGCCTGAACATGCTCTCCATCGCACTGGAGCTGGCGCGCGAGGAGGACGAGTACGAGGACGTCGCAAGCAAGTTCTGGGAGCACTTCGTCCACATCGCCCGGGCGATGAACACGATGGGCCTCTGGGACGAGGAGGACGGCTTCTACTACGACGTCCTTCACCGCGGCAGCGAGGAGATGACGCTGCGGATCCGATCGATGGTCGGCCTCATTCCGCTCTTCGCGGTGGAACCGATCCCCGCCGAGCTGATCGCGAAGTTCCCCGCGTTCGCCCGGCGGATGGAATGGTTCATCGACCACCGGCCCGATCTGACGGAGGGCGTCGCCTGCATGCGAACGCTCGGCGCCATGGATCGACGGCTGTTCTCGGTGGTCGAACCGCGGAAACTGCCGAAGATCCTGCGGCGGCTGCTCGACGAGTCGGAGTTCCTCTCGCCGCACGGCATCCGCGCGCTCTCGCGCGTCCACCGCGACCAGCCTTACAGCCTGAAGATCGACGGCGCCGAGTACGGCGTGCGGTACGAGCCCGCGGAGTCGTCGAGCGGCCTGTTCGGTGGCAACTCCAACTGGCGCGGCCCCATCTGGTTCCCGGTGAACTACCTGCTGATCGAGTCGCTGCAGAAGTTCCATCACTATCTGGGCGACGGGTTCACGGTGGAATTCCCGACTGGCTCTGGCCGGCAACTCACGCTCGCACAAGTGGCGACGGAGCTCTCGCGGCGGCTCTCCTCCATCTTCCTCCGCGATGGCGACGGTCGCCGGCCGGCGTTCGGCAAGGCCGAGAAGATGCAGCGCGATCCTCACTTCCGCGACTACCTGCTCTTCCACGAGTACTTCAACGGCGACGACGGCTCGGGCGTCGGCGCGAATCACCAGACGGGCTGGACCGGCCTGGTGGCGAAGCTGCTCCAGCAGAGCGGAGAGTGA
- a CDS encoding VOC family protein, giving the protein MNRILWTALLALSSLIASGTKSCISTAHADPLPHVRKVGCVGLTVSDVDRSAEFYARVLGFEKIADVEQAGDPLEQLQGVFGVRLRTARMQLGRECLDLTEYLAPRGRPPPADARSNDRYFQHAAIVISDMDRAYAALRAARVEHASTGPQRLPDWNANAAGIRAFYFRDPDRHVLEVIQFPRGKGDGRWQATDRLFLGIDHTAIVVSDTDASLRFYRDTLGLRVAGTSENWGTEQEHLNNVFGARLRITTLRGTSGPGVELLEYLAPRDGRPMPADERANDLIHWQTTLFTGDLGGAAAALRGLHAAFVSPGAVALSDIRLGYGRALLARDPDGHVLQLAAE; this is encoded by the coding sequence ATGAACCGGATCCTGTGGACCGCGCTTCTCGCCCTCTCGTCGCTGATCGCGAGTGGAACGAAAAGCTGCATCTCGACTGCGCATGCCGATCCCTTACCGCACGTCCGCAAGGTGGGCTGCGTCGGTCTCACGGTTTCCGACGTGGATCGATCCGCCGAGTTCTACGCGCGCGTCCTCGGGTTCGAGAAGATCGCCGACGTCGAGCAGGCCGGCGATCCGCTGGAGCAGCTCCAGGGAGTGTTCGGGGTGCGCCTGCGCACCGCGCGCATGCAGCTCGGCCGCGAATGCCTGGACTTGACGGAATACCTGGCGCCGCGCGGACGGCCGCCTCCGGCCGATGCGCGCAGCAACGATCGATATTTCCAGCACGCTGCGATCGTCATCTCGGACATGGACCGCGCGTATGCCGCGCTGCGCGCCGCGCGCGTCGAGCACGCGTCCACCGGCCCGCAAAGGCTTCCGGACTGGAATGCGAACGCGGCCGGCATCCGCGCCTTCTACTTTCGCGACCCGGACCGGCACGTACTGGAAGTGATCCAGTTTCCGCGCGGCAAAGGCGATGGCCGATGGCAAGCGACGGATCGGCTGTTCCTCGGAATCGACCACACGGCCATCGTCGTGAGCGACACCGACGCGAGTCTCCGCTTCTACCGCGACACCCTCGGGCTGCGCGTCGCCGGCACCAGCGAGAACTGGGGCACCGAGCAGGAGCACCTGAACAATGTCTTCGGGGCGCGGCTGCGCATCACGACGCTTCGCGGCACTTCCGGGCCCGGCGTCGAGCTGCTCGAGTACCTCGCGCCGCGCGACGGACGCCCGATGCCTGCCGACGAGCGCGCAAACGATCTGATCCACTGGCAGACGACGCTCTTCACCGGCGACCTCGGCGGAGCCGCCGCCGCCCTGCGCGGCCTGCACGCCGCGTTCGTCTCGCCTGGCGCCGTCGCGCTCTCCGACATAAGGCTAGGATACGGGCGCGCCCTGCTCGCCCGCGATCCCGACGGGCACGTGTTGCAGCTTGCCGCCGAGTAA
- a CDS encoding sigma-54-dependent Fis family transcriptional regulator — MSGNDINYSQYPVLAVDDERDNLDVIRYAFKQSHPLLFAESGAEAMATLEKHPVAAIVSDQRMPAMSGLELLAQARKLRPDAVGVLLTAYGDVPMLAEAINSGLVYRYVQKPFDASDLGSAIKQAVEKHHLVIENRRLVDRLARHNEYLKREEHVSWNGAEIVGQAPPLAAALELVRRVAPTTATVLLRGESGTGKELIARMIHSSSARTNRPFVRVNCAALASSVLESELFGHERGSFTGAVARRSGRFELAHEGTLFLDEVGDMSSELQVKLLRVLQEREFERVGGAETLRVDVRVISATNRDLEAAMAAGTFREDLFYRLNVFPIRVPPLRERPGDIEGLAGHFLARFVAAFGRSITGLRDDAVEKLCAYEWPGNVRELENVIERAVILARGMEISGDDLDFGVRPLPDREPSRVLDHALAEMERKSLVDALGRHHGHKADVARDLGINRSTLYYRLRKYGIQ; from the coding sequence ATGAGCGGCAACGACATCAATTATTCGCAGTACCCCGTCCTGGCAGTCGACGACGAGCGGGACAACCTTGACGTCATCCGCTACGCCTTCAAGCAGTCCCACCCTCTCCTCTTCGCCGAGAGCGGCGCCGAAGCGATGGCAACGCTGGAAAAGCATCCCGTTGCGGCAATCGTCTCCGATCAGCGGATGCCCGCGATGAGCGGTCTGGAGTTGCTGGCCCAAGCCCGGAAGCTACGACCGGATGCCGTGGGCGTGCTGCTCACCGCGTACGGCGACGTCCCGATGTTGGCCGAAGCGATCAATTCGGGCCTGGTCTATCGTTACGTGCAGAAGCCATTTGACGCGTCCGATCTGGGCAGCGCGATCAAGCAAGCCGTCGAGAAGCATCACCTGGTCATCGAGAACCGGCGACTCGTCGACAGGCTCGCGCGGCACAACGAGTACCTCAAACGTGAAGAGCACGTCTCCTGGAACGGGGCCGAGATCGTAGGACAGGCACCGCCGCTGGCCGCTGCGCTCGAATTGGTGCGCCGGGTGGCGCCGACCACGGCGACGGTGTTGCTGCGTGGCGAGAGCGGCACCGGCAAGGAGTTGATCGCTCGCATGATTCATTCCTCGAGCGCGCGCACGAACCGGCCGTTCGTGCGAGTGAACTGTGCCGCGCTCGCCAGCAGCGTGCTGGAGAGCGAGCTCTTCGGTCACGAGCGCGGCTCATTCACCGGGGCTGTGGCGCGGCGCAGCGGACGGTTCGAGCTCGCCCACGAGGGGACGCTCTTCCTCGACGAGGTGGGCGACATGTCTTCCGAACTCCAGGTAAAGCTCCTCCGCGTTCTGCAGGAACGGGAATTCGAGCGGGTGGGAGGAGCGGAGACCCTGCGAGTGGACGTGCGGGTGATTTCCGCGACCAATCGCGACCTCGAGGCCGCGATGGCCGCAGGGACGTTCCGCGAGGACCTCTTCTATCGGCTCAACGTATTTCCCATCCGCGTGCCGCCGTTGCGCGAGCGTCCGGGAGACATCGAAGGTCTTGCTGGCCATTTTCTGGCCCGTTTCGTCGCGGCGTTCGGCCGCAGCATCACCGGGCTTCGCGATGACGCCGTCGAGAAGCTCTGCGCCTACGAATGGCCGGGGAACGTTCGCGAGCTGGAGAACGTGATCGAGCGCGCGGTGATCCTCGCTCGCGGAATGGAGATCTCGGGGGATGATCTTGACTTCGGCGTCCGCCCATTGCCGGACCGCGAGCCATCCCGTGTCCTTGATCACGCGCTTGCGGAGATGGAGCGCAAGAGTCTGGTAGACGCGTTGGGCCGGCACCACGGGCACAAGGCCGACGTCGCACGGGATCTGGGCATCAACCGATCGACGCTCTACTACCGGCTGCGAAAGTACGGGATCCAATAA